A genomic window from Antedon mediterranea chromosome 4, ecAntMedi1.1, whole genome shotgun sequence includes:
- the LOC140046155 gene encoding LOW QUALITY PROTEIN: synaptobrevin homolog YKT6-like (The sequence of the model RefSeq protein was modified relative to this genomic sequence to represent the inferred CDS: inserted 2 bases in 1 codon), translated as MRLYSLTILYKGVKVLSLKAAYDLSSFGYFQRKSVQEFMQFTSQIIVERTQVGLRTSVKEQDYLCHAYIRNDSLAGXYPNRVAFTLLTKILDLFATQVPSGSWPTMAENSADFSGLDEFLAKYQNPREADAMTKVQAELDETKIIMHSTIEAVLQRGEKLDDLVSKSDDLSLQSKTFYKTARKTNSCCVVQ; from the exons ATGCGTCTGTATTCTTTAACTATTCTATATAAGGGTGTGAAGGTACTGTCATTAAAGGCAGCCTACGATCTCTCATCCTTTGGATATTTCCAACGAAAAAG TGTTCAAGAATTTATGCAATTCACTAGTCAGATTATTGTTGAAAGAACACAAGTTGGCCTCAGAACCTCCGTAAAAGAACAAG ATTACTTATGTCACGCATACATACGTAATGACAGTCTAGCGGG GTACCCTAACCGTGTGGCGTTTACGTTACTAACCAAAATACTGGATTTATTTGCAACACAAGTACCTTCAGGATCATGGCCAACAATGGCAGAAAACTCCGCAGATTTTTCGGGATTAGATGAATTTTTAGCTAAATATCAG aatccAAGGGAAGCTGATGCAATGACAAAGGTACAAGCAGAATTAGATGAAACTAAAATCATAATG CACAGCACTATAGAAGCAGTTTTACAGAGAGGTGAAAAACTAGATGATTTAGTATCAAAATCTGATGATTTAAGTTTACAATcaaaaacattctacaaaacc GCACGGAAAACGAACTCTTGTTGTGTAGTACAATAG